From Dendropsophus ebraccatus isolate aDenEbr1 chromosome 10, aDenEbr1.pat, whole genome shotgun sequence:
aaacaacataacatATGAGGATAGATTACCCCTGTCCTTTACTTTTACCACATGCTGCAATGTCTTAGCAGGTCTACAGCTTCTAGTACTTTTGTATATAAGAGTTAAACACTGCATAGCTACTGGTGGATGACTGCAGGTATTGCTTTCTAATGCAACTGGAGTGTCAAAGGACATATCCATTACCACCTTACCAGAAAACATCTACGTGAGCTGTAAGGTAAGACGTTCTATAGAAAAGATCTGACGTTTCCCTATTTCAAAGATGCACGTATCACTTCAAGTAAAGTGTTTGTGTCATGAGCCCTGCAGGCAATAGGAGCTGGAAAGTGCTGGAAAGAAAACTATAGAGAGGAATGTTTCTTTGAAAAGATGTTTCATATGCTCTGTCAATAGGCAGGCCTGCTCATCAGACATGATCTTAAGTTTAATTGACCTGAAACGGGACATATGTTTTAATGCATTTTTAATTCCCTTTTGTTTTATCAGCCATTTGTCCTCCACACTCACTTAGATGCAGAAAATCCACTATTTATTTACCAGCTAAACATCACTGACACTTATGGGAGTGCGTGGTTCTGCctgatgttataggaggaagatgAATATGTGAACTGCAAAATATATTTGTATTGTTGTGTTGTGCAGATTGAACGCCTGGTTGGAGACAGTGCCTGCAGACTGCCTGGGCCCTAAGGTGCCTGCAGGCTATGCCATGTTCCTAGAGATGGTCAAGTTgactggatgggggggggcacagttggTGTAGTTGGGAGATTCCCCCAGGACACAAAGGTTAAAGATGAACAAACTCATTTTACTTTATTCACAAAGCAAAAAGGAATAACAGTCTTTGGCAATGATTACAACAACTAGAGGCAGATGAGTGGAGCAGAGGAGAACCTGTGCAATCCACATTCTCTCTGCAATCCACATTCTCTCTGCAGTCCACTGTCTCTCTGCAGTCCACTGTCTATTTGAAGTCCACTGTCtctctgcaattcacattctctCTGCAGTCCACTGTCTCTCTGCAGTCCACTGTCTATTTGAAGTCCACTGTCtctctgcaattcacattctctCTGCAGTCCACTGTCtctctgcaattcacattctctCTGCAGTCCACTGTCTCTCTGCAGTTCACTGTCTCTGTGCAATCCACATTCTCTCTGCAGTTCACTGTCTCTCTGCACTCCACTGTCTCTCTGAAGTTCACTGTCTCTCTGCAGTTCTCTGTCTCTCTGCAGTTCACTGTCTCTGTGCAATCCACATTCTCTCTGCAGTCCACTGTCTCTCTGAAGTCCACTGTCTCTCTGCAGTTCACTGTCTCTGTGCAATCCACATTCTCTCTGCAGTCCACTGTCTCTCTGCAGTCCACTGTCTCTCTGCAGTCTGCTGTCTCTGCATCAATAAAAGGGAGTTCACACTCAGCTCCCAGTAGGGGGTCATGTACACATAGTACAGGAGCAGGACCGTATTTAACCCTAGGCACCCTTGGTCCGGTgcttagggcagcacctttcaggggggcaaaaccagggaacagggggaaggaaacaactttttttttcttagtctCTCACCTCCCCTTCAGACTTGCCAGTTTTCGAGGGGGGAGTATGGcgtttttatccagtcacagtatggcgctattgGTTAGGCCTGGTGTGGCAGTGGTAAATGGGACGCCTGGAGCTactacctaccaatcctgtgttgagaattccttcagacaatatgcagaccgctCTAATCATTCTATGTGGAAATTTtcttatgttttaagcagttaaataCCATTAAAACCGCAATTTACACATTGtttttacatgtagagaaatacatgtgtccgaaaccaggctcccatctCTTCcttagtagtcatgtgctgttaccaggattagtggccataCAGCTATcagttaccgcatgagggtctggtttcggctgcatgtggtgttgtacagtaaatgtgggagcgcggcctaagactgatcagatatcaatatgatgttgagaaactagaaaatcatgatgctaattgatgagtgaagatgggggcgtctgcaggtttagtgcctagggcagcagcacctgttaatacggccctgtacaTTAGGCGTAGTTCCAATTGTTACATGGATAACtggggcttaaagtgactctgtacccacaacctaaCCCCCCCAAACCGGTTGTACATGCAgttagcttttaatccaagatctgtcctgtggtctgttcggcacgtgatgcagttactgtcctaaaaaacaacttttaaacttgcagccctgtgcccaatggctgtGTCCTAGATTGGgtttgcattaggctggcacaacctttctgtccctcctcatcattacgaAACgagtagttttcactgcagaggaataggaaaaatggtgaagagggtgggaaggagagacggaggggtggtgcaaagttagggtacagataccCCAAAGCCACGGCCGTTGAGCACGGGGGCTgcaagtttacattttttttaggacaataaccgcattacctgccgaacggaccccagggcagatcttggattaaaagcagctatctgaaggtacaagtggtttgggaggggggggggggggcagattgtgggtacagagtcgctttaactaaagCCCAACAGATGTTTGAGCAAAGACCTTCCACCTTCTAGGGCCTTCCCAATGTTTATACTGTAGGCAAGGTAAGTGCATTGGGGCTCAATTGCAAATTGAAAAACATCCAAAATGATTCCTCACTGGATGACACAGTTGTAGATGTTGGTTTAAAAACTGAACATTCAAAAATAATTTTGGAAAGTTGTAAATGTCTCATAAGTAGCCATAGGACCTTACAGTAGACCGTAAAAAGGAGCCTAAATCTACCCTCAACTACCCTAAAGCTTAGTGCATTGACAAATATAACTTCATGAGTTTCCTCTTCTATATTccatatacccttaaaggggtgtaTCCATTTGGGAAATATAAATAACGTTATGGTAGATAACATGGtcctaaagggttactccagtaaaaaaaaaaaatatatatatatatatatatatatatatatatatatatatgtgtgtatatatatatatatatatatatatatatctatatcataaaaatcaaagtctgtctgtctgtctgtccttctgtctgtctgtcctctatagacttccaaacgcctaaaccgtttgaccccaaatttggcacacagatacattgggtgcccgggaaggttattgcgaaggtcccgtccccgccagatgtacaggaggggagggggaggggaaagagaggcgccccatagagatgattgggaaaatctcctcactgcacacacaggtgatataattagctgcagcagacacggcagttggagccttagcaaccaataggaatactgctttcattttcacagggagcaatggttgctagggaagctgcctcacaacatccacagtaataactggtagaccccctactccatctatacagtacatgtatacaggaccccctactccatctatacagtacatgtatatacaggaccccctactccatctatacagtacatgtatatacaggaccccctactccatccatacagtacatgtatatacagggcccactactccatctatacagtacatgtatatacaggaccccctactccatctatacagtacatgtatatacaggaccccctactccatctatacagtacatgtatatacagggcacaacaggtataccaaactgtgactgggtaacactgctacaccagacctgaccaataccgccatactgtgactggataacactgtcataccagacctgaccaatacctccatactgtgactggataacactgccagacctgaccaataccgccatactgtgactggataacacctccataccagacctgaccaataccgccatactgtgactggataacacctccataccagacctgaccaataccgccatactgtgactgggtaacaccgccacaccagacctgaccaataccgccatactgtgactggataacactgccacaccagacctgaccaataccgccatactgtgactggataacactgccacaccagacctgaccaataccgccatactgtgactggataacactgtcataccagacctgaccaatacctccatactgtgactggataacactgtcatataagacctgaccaataccgccatactgtgaatggataacaccgccacaccagacctgaccaataccgctatactgtgctggataacactatcataccagacctgaccaataccgccatactgtgactggataacactgtcataccagacctgaccaatacctccatactgtgactggataacactgccagacctgaccaataccgccatactgtgactggataacacctccataccagacctgaccaataccgccatactgtgactggataacacctccataccagacctgaccaataccgccatactgtgactggataacgctgccacaccagacctgaccaataccgccatactgtgactggataacgctgccacaccagacctgaccaataacgccatactgtgactggataacactgccacaccagacctgaccaataccgccatactgtgactggataacactgtcataccagacctgaccaataccgccatactgtgactggataacactgtcatataagacctgaccaataccgccatactgtgaatggataacaccaccacaccagacctgaccaataccgctatactgtgctggataacactatcataccagacctgaccaataccgccatactgtgactggataacactgccataccagacctgaccaataccgccatactgtgactggataacactgccataccagacctgaccaataccggcaaactgtgactgggtaacaccgccacaccagtcctgaccaataccaccatactgtgactggataacaccatcatatcagacctgaccaatactgccatactgtgactggataacaccgctataccagacctgaccaataccaccataccgtgactggataacaccatcatatcagacctgaccaatactgccatactgtgactggataacaccgctataccagacctgaccaataccaccataccgtgactggataacaccgccacaccagacctgaccaataccgccatactgtgactggataacacccccataccagacatgaccaataccgacacactgtgactgaataacactgccatacgggtaaatacaaccctgcaggtatacaggacactacaggtatacaggacctcaaaactatacactacaagtgcacgggacctccacaaaactatatactacaggtatacaggaccccaaactttacactacaggtatacaggaccccaaaactatatactacaggtatacaggacctccaccaacgatatacttcaggtatacaggacctccaccaactatatactacaggtatacaggacctcaaactatacactacaggtatacaggaccccaaaactatacaatacaggtatacaggaactcccccaactatatactacaggtatataggaccccaaactgtacactacaggtatacaggacctcaaaaccatacactacaggtatacaggacctacaccaactctataatacaggtatacagcaccttcaccaactctatactacaagtatacaggaccccaaatatactacaggtatacaggaactccaccagctatatactacaggtatataggaccccaaactatacactacaggtatgcaggacctccaccaactctatactatagttatacaggaccctcaaactatttactacaggcatacaggacccccgaactatatactacaggtatacaagacctccaccaattatacactacaggtatccaggaccctcaaactataaactacaggtatacaagacctccaccaactatacattacaggtatacagcaccaactatatactacaggtatacaggacccccgaactatacagtacaggtatacaggaccttcaccaactgtacgctgcaggtatacaggacctccctcaactatacactataggtatacagcccccccaactatgcactacagatatgcgagaccattaaaaactatacattgtgggtatacagaacccctccaactatgcactacaggtttacactaattccactgattaactcagatgaaacaatacctttagctttgcctcctgggcaccttagaacaaatctaattaacacactgacactttatacccgggcagcgccgggtacattttctagtatatatatatatatatatatatatatatatatatatttatttcagatcaactggtgtcatattaaggtatacagatttgtaactaacttcagtcttccagtacttcttagctgctatatttcctgcaggaagtgatatattctctccagtctgacaccctCCTCACCCTCCACATGGTGGTGGTAGGGGTTCAAAGTAGTAATTCTTTGCTGTCACTCTTCTAGCTAAAGGAGACATCTTTTACATCAGCCCGTTGCCAAGGCCTGCTCTAtacagactatgggggacatgtatcaacgggcgtacaggggttttccgacggaaagtgccgatttgcgcataattttatttgcaaatggccgatttgcgaataaaatatttgcaaatctgaactttccgccgggtacgccggggggcggggaggggttgTGAA
This genomic window contains:
- the LOC138766392 gene encoding octapeptide-repeat protein T2-like → MDSSSRYSWLDLLSEACEVQQETRRQVERDSRLQRDSGLQRDSGLQRECGLHRDSELQRDSGLQRDSGLQRECGLHRDSELQRDRELQRDSELQRDSGVQRDSELQRECGLHRDSELQRDSGLQRECELQRDSGLQRECELQRDSGLQIDSGLQRDSGLQRECELQRDSGLQIDSGLQRDSGLQRECGLQRECGLHRFSSAPLICL